In Limibacter armeniacum, a single window of DNA contains:
- a CDS encoding alanine/glycine:cation symporter family protein — protein sequence MDTIFLINTVKQTDFEMHKIEELVAGYSDLMWGMPLLVLLLGGGLFFFIYSSFLPLKAFKHAIDVLRGAYDDPEAEGQISHFGALASSMAATVGMGNISGVALAIMAGGPGALFWMWVSALLGMGTKFFTCTLSVMYRKVHKDGKLEGGPMYIITQGLGEKWKPLAGLFAVAGLIGTLPMFESNQVTQVVREMVLEPNGIATENPVVLKLILGIGVAILVGVVIFGGLQRIVTVAERMVPAMVVLYMLCVGYIILVDFDQVPASFALIFSDAFSGNAVLGGALGSIIVIGAKRAAFSNEAGIGTAPMMHGDAKNHEPVQEGLVAMLGPAIDTILVCTLTALAIIITGVWKGSDAQGVTLTAQAFESAMPTVGTYLLVLCVAIFSFTTLFTFSHYGSKCWGFLFGEETKHWYNYIYIATIILGSVFTVDVVINLIDGCYATMAVPTMLSTLLLAPRVRKATKHYLSRLKSGEIKRFDQQEKKKEVMA from the coding sequence TGTGGGGGATGCCACTACTTGTATTACTCCTTGGAGGAGGTCTTTTCTTTTTCATTTATTCATCTTTCTTACCGCTTAAGGCATTTAAACATGCGATTGACGTACTGCGAGGCGCATACGATGATCCGGAAGCTGAAGGTCAGATCAGCCACTTTGGTGCTTTGGCAAGCTCAATGGCAGCTACTGTAGGTATGGGAAATATCAGTGGGGTAGCACTGGCAATCATGGCTGGAGGACCGGGTGCCCTTTTCTGGATGTGGGTAAGTGCTTTGCTGGGAATGGGAACCAAATTCTTTACCTGTACACTCTCTGTGATGTACCGTAAGGTACACAAGGATGGTAAACTGGAAGGCGGACCTATGTATATCATCACACAAGGCTTAGGGGAAAAATGGAAACCATTGGCAGGGCTTTTTGCTGTAGCCGGCTTGATAGGAACATTGCCAATGTTTGAGTCCAATCAGGTGACGCAAGTAGTGAGAGAGATGGTACTGGAGCCTAATGGAATTGCTACAGAGAATCCGGTTGTTTTGAAACTGATACTCGGAATCGGGGTGGCAATTCTAGTCGGTGTTGTAATTTTTGGAGGTTTACAAAGAATTGTAACCGTAGCAGAGCGTATGGTGCCAGCCATGGTAGTGCTGTATATGCTATGTGTTGGATATATTATTTTGGTGGATTTCGATCAGGTACCGGCAAGTTTTGCCCTGATCTTTTCAGATGCTTTTTCGGGTAATGCCGTATTGGGTGGAGCTTTGGGGAGTATCATTGTGATAGGTGCCAAAAGAGCAGCTTTCTCCAATGAAGCGGGTATTGGTACAGCACCAATGATGCACGGTGATGCCAAAAACCATGAACCAGTTCAAGAAGGATTGGTAGCCATGTTGGGTCCTGCCATCGATACAATACTGGTATGTACACTTACAGCACTGGCAATCATCATTACAGGTGTTTGGAAAGGTTCAGATGCACAGGGTGTAACACTAACAGCTCAGGCATTTGAGAGTGCTATGCCGACAGTGGGTACTTATCTGTTGGTACTGTGTGTAGCTATCTTTTCATTTACGACACTGTTTACGTTTTCGCATTACGGAAGCAAGTGTTGGGGATTCCTTTTTGGAGAGGAAACCAAGCACTGGTACAACTATATTTACATTGCGACCATTATTTTGGGTTCTGTATTTACCGTAGATGTGGTGATTAACCTGATTGATGGTTGTTATGCAACAATGGCGGTACCAACCATGCTTTCTACATTGCTGTTGGCTCCAAGGGTAAGAAAAGCTACCAAGCACTACCTTAGCAGGCTAAAAAGTGGTGAAATCAAACGTTTTGACCAGCAGGAGAAGAAAAAAGAAGTGATGGCTTAA
- a CDS encoding ion transporter, with protein sequence MEQTPKKSRQSIREKMHEIIFEADTFWGKLFDVVLLILILCSILVVMLESVADFAAQYGSLLKTLEWVFTILFTIEYIARVYSVRRPIHYIYSFFGIVDLLAILPTYIGLVMAGGHALTVIRALRLIRVFRIFKLGRYLGEGKILIMALKASRFKITVFLLTVISLSIILGTLMYLIEGSDSGFTSIPRSIYWSIVTLTTVGYGDIAPQTAFGQFIASLIMILGYGIIAVPTGIVSVELANAQHEISTQSCQNCGREGHDHDAEYCKYCGERL encoded by the coding sequence ATGGAGCAAACACCCAAAAAAAGCAGGCAAAGCATCAGGGAGAAAATGCATGAGATCATATTTGAGGCGGATACCTTTTGGGGAAAGCTGTTTGATGTAGTGCTCTTGATACTGATTTTATGTAGTATACTGGTCGTTATGTTGGAAAGCGTAGCAGATTTTGCAGCACAATACGGTTCCTTGCTCAAAACATTGGAATGGGTTTTTACCATTTTATTTACCATTGAATACATTGCCCGAGTCTATTCAGTCAGAAGGCCTATCCATTATATCTACAGCTTTTTCGGCATAGTGGACTTGCTCGCAATCCTCCCCACCTATATCGGACTTGTCATGGCTGGTGGACATGCCTTGACTGTTATCAGGGCGCTTAGACTGATCCGGGTATTCAGGATATTCAAGCTGGGCAGGTATCTGGGAGAAGGTAAGATCCTGATTATGGCACTGAAGGCAAGCCGTTTTAAGATTACCGTTTTCCTGCTGACCGTAATCTCGCTATCCATTATCCTTGGTACGCTGATGTACCTCATTGAAGGAAGTGACAGCGGATTTACCAGTATCCCGAGAAGTATCTACTGGTCTATCGTCACGCTAACGACAGTGGGTTATGGAGATATTGCTCCACAAACCGCCTTCGGACAGTTTATCGCCTCCCTTATTATGATCTTGGGGTATGGTATTATTGCCGTTCCGACAGGCATTGTCTCCGTGGAACTGGCTAATGCACAACATGAAATCAGTACACAGTCTTGCCAAAACTGCGGACGTGAAGGACATGACCATGATGCGGAATATTGTAAGTATTGTGGGGAGAGGCTTTAG
- a CDS encoding ChaN family lipoprotein, with amino-acid sequence MKKLRHYCLLIITLLMMANTTQSQDLKAFVIFDKEGKEISYGEMVKSLEGADAVFFGELHNNPIAHWLELEVTHSLFEAKGKDLLLGAEMFERDAQQVLDEYLAGIAKEAYLIKDGKAWDNYATDYSPLVEFAKANGLKFYATNVPRRYASLVAKQGLSALEELDKEVRKNYLPKLPIEVDFSLPSYKNMMAMMGGHGHGMQGAEDMAKNMVAAQAIKDATMGATIAEAIKREKGTFLHYNGSYHSNYKEGTVWYLLQKMPKLTVVNINVVEVNDVNTFDTQNKETADFVIQVTERMTKTY; translated from the coding sequence ATGAAAAAGCTAAGACACTATTGTTTACTGATAATTACGCTGTTAATGATGGCTAATACAACCCAATCTCAAGACCTGAAAGCCTTTGTGATCTTTGATAAGGAAGGCAAGGAAATATCCTATGGAGAAATGGTGAAGTCGCTGGAAGGTGCCGATGCTGTATTCTTTGGAGAGCTGCATAACAACCCGATTGCCCATTGGCTTGAACTGGAGGTAACCCATTCGCTTTTTGAGGCAAAAGGAAAAGACTTGCTACTTGGTGCGGAGATGTTTGAGCGTGATGCCCAGCAAGTGTTGGATGAATACCTTGCGGGTATTGCCAAAGAGGCTTACCTGATAAAGGATGGTAAGGCATGGGACAACTATGCGACTGACTATTCCCCTTTGGTTGAGTTTGCCAAGGCAAATGGACTAAAGTTTTATGCGACCAATGTTCCAAGGCGTTATGCCAGTCTGGTAGCCAAGCAAGGTTTGTCAGCATTGGAAGAGCTGGATAAGGAAGTGAGAAAAAATTACCTGCCTAAGTTGCCGATTGAGGTGGACTTCAGTCTGCCAAGCTACAAAAACATGATGGCAATGATGGGAGGACATGGACATGGTATGCAAGGCGCCGAAGATATGGCGAAGAACATGGTGGCTGCACAGGCAATCAAGGATGCAACGATGGGTGCTACGATTGCGGAAGCAATCAAGAGGGAGAAAGGGACTTTCCTGCATTACAATGGAAGTTATCACTCCAATTATAAGGAAGGAACCGTTTGGTACTTGCTTCAGAAGATGCCAAAACTGACAGTTGTGAATATCAATGTAGTTGAAGTGAATGATGTCAATACATTTGATACCCAAAATAAGGAGACGGCAGATTTTGTGATTCAGGTGACTGAGCGAATGACCAAAACATATTAA
- a CDS encoding AI-2E family transporter, which produces MKDERSFKLLFGTVVEITVRLAFLFILIGWCFRLLSPFMGVVLWGIILAIATRPVYDVLYNWVGNRTSWATACYIILGLIIILLPSWLFLDSMIGGILELKERVSTGTLSVPPPPDKVKDWPVVGSQLYEAWTQANLDLNETLDKYESQFKTLSETIASKALNTGVSVLQFVISLIISGVLLTSKGSGDFSKKFFRRLVGEEGDEYEEVTVRTVRNVTKGVLGVAFIQAFLVGIGFVLAGVPYAGVWTLIVLIFAILQLPATLVIIPVIIYLFSHMSSLGASLWSIYLIAAGISDNVLKPILLGKGAPVPMLVIFLGVIGGFILSGFLGLFTGAIVLSLGYKLFMTWVDNNPMEEETENLSR; this is translated from the coding sequence GTGAAAGACGAAAGATCATTCAAGTTGCTTTTTGGCACTGTAGTCGAGATTACCGTTCGCCTTGCTTTCCTGTTTATACTGATAGGTTGGTGTTTCCGCTTGCTTAGCCCTTTTATGGGAGTTGTATTGTGGGGTATTATTCTGGCAATTGCTACCCGTCCTGTTTATGATGTGCTTTACAACTGGGTCGGTAACCGTACCAGTTGGGCAACTGCCTGCTATATCATTTTAGGATTGATTATAATTCTACTGCCCAGTTGGCTGTTTCTGGACTCCATGATCGGTGGAATACTGGAATTGAAAGAGCGTGTTAGTACCGGAACTTTGTCTGTGCCACCACCTCCTGACAAGGTAAAAGATTGGCCTGTAGTAGGTAGTCAGCTCTATGAAGCTTGGACGCAGGCTAACCTTGACCTGAATGAAACTTTAGATAAATATGAGTCACAGTTCAAAACGCTCTCGGAAACCATAGCATCCAAGGCTTTGAATACAGGTGTCAGTGTATTGCAGTTTGTCATTTCATTGATCATTTCGGGTGTACTGCTTACCTCAAAGGGCTCTGGAGATTTCAGCAAGAAGTTTTTCAGAAGACTGGTAGGGGAGGAAGGTGACGAATATGAGGAAGTAACAGTGCGTACAGTCAGAAACGTAACAAAAGGAGTCTTGGGAGTCGCCTTTATACAAGCCTTCCTTGTCGGGATAGGATTTGTGTTGGCAGGGGTCCCCTATGCAGGAGTCTGGACATTGATCGTGCTTATCTTTGCGATCTTGCAGCTTCCCGCTACACTGGTCATCATACCGGTGATTATTTACCTGTTTTCCCACATGTCTTCCCTTGGCGCCTCATTATGGTCTATTTACCTGATCGCAGCCGGAATCAGTGACAATGTACTGAAGCCAATCCTGTTGGGAAAAGGCGCTCCAGTACCTATGCTGGTCATCTTCCTTGGTGTGATAGGGGGCTTTATCCTGTCTGGATTTTTGGGATTGTTTACTGGAGCCATCGTGCTGTCGTTGGGTTACAAGCTTTTTATGACATGGGTGGATAACAACCCAATGGAGGAAGAAACCGAAAACCTGTCACGCTAA
- a CDS encoding HlyD family secretion protein: MEKEENTTNQPTGSPIKMVTYIVLGISALLLVWYILSDRYVPYTDQAKVNGLTTPIAPRVSGYITEINVRLHDYVHTGDTLFRIDPRPYLLAVEQAEANLDNTGQSVAARTASVKSSAGRLGVARAQLDRAQRNWDRVQKVLKENPGALSQSDRDQAETSLMQATEQVASAEADLERSQQSLGVSGERNPKFIGALKALEKAQLDLAFTHVIATADGYVESLSIDQGYYASPGQPLATLVSKENLWIQADMKENNLSRMKVGDQVEFILDVKPGKVFSATVRSIGHGVTTGNATKGDLPSISSSQGWLRDPQRFPVIISFDVHELETELRLGGQSDVVVFTGDGGILNATGKLRIRVMSWLSYLR, translated from the coding sequence ATGGAAAAGGAAGAAAATACAACCAATCAACCCACTGGAAGCCCGATCAAGATGGTGACCTATATTGTGTTGGGAATCTCAGCACTTTTGTTGGTGTGGTATATTCTTTCAGACCGATATGTACCCTACACCGATCAGGCAAAGGTAAATGGATTGACAACCCCCATTGCTCCCCGTGTTTCAGGTTATATTACAGAGATCAATGTCAGGTTGCATGATTATGTTCATACAGGTGATACGCTTTTCAGGATAGACCCCCGCCCTTATTTGTTGGCAGTGGAACAGGCAGAAGCCAATCTGGACAATACAGGACAGTCGGTAGCAGCAAGGACAGCTTCGGTAAAGTCTTCGGCAGGTCGATTGGGTGTGGCAAGGGCTCAGCTAGACCGAGCCCAACGCAATTGGGACAGGGTACAGAAGGTGTTGAAAGAGAATCCCGGAGCATTGTCACAATCTGACAGGGATCAGGCAGAAACATCCCTGATGCAGGCAACGGAACAAGTGGCATCGGCTGAAGCAGACTTGGAACGCTCTCAGCAGTCATTGGGCGTGTCAGGTGAGCGTAATCCCAAATTTATTGGTGCACTTAAGGCATTGGAAAAGGCACAGCTTGATCTGGCGTTTACGCATGTAATTGCTACGGCTGATGGGTATGTCGAAAGCTTGAGTATAGATCAAGGCTATTATGCGAGTCCGGGGCAGCCATTGGCTACTTTGGTATCCAAAGAAAATCTTTGGATTCAGGCAGATATGAAAGAGAACAACCTTTCCAGAATGAAAGTGGGGGATCAGGTGGAGTTTATTTTGGATGTAAAACCGGGAAAGGTATTCTCGGCAACAGTAAGAAGCATTGGGCATGGTGTAACGACAGGCAATGCCACAAAAGGCGACTTACCAAGCATTTCTTCTAGCCAAGGCTGGTTAAGGGATCCACAACGTTTTCCAGTAATCATTTCCTTTGATGTACATGAATTGGAGACGGAGTTAAGGCTTGGCGGTCAGTCAGATGTTGTCGTCTTTACTGGTGACGGAGGAATACTGAATGCAACAGGTAAGCTTAGAATCCGAGTAATGAGTTGGCTTTCTTATTTAAGGTAA
- a CDS encoding DUF2955 domain-containing protein, whose amino-acid sequence MSYDKTYYSILRYAVGTTMIVGVALAMDYTLAYLTPVLGITLLAPGTPAPTWKVGFAFVMMLAVTSVFGLLFSRWFLPYPMVFLPLIVLIMLSIFYTQAVPTVFKLFLLISIVIIPLLSQFSYKLGGIVTFSLIKNGALSIIFVGLVYLIFPEQESELGTAKQSSVEVPSAERFQNALIAVIMITPLLTLFFMFKWAGAMIILIFAIILAMNPATTNFKAGGAVILANIAGGIVAIFVYELLTVFPRFIFMLLTTLLVGLFFGKKLHEGKPISSLYGTAFSTFLLILGSVSTSEGEAGSKVWSRVFQISIAVVYVVITSSVLKYFIQPKKV is encoded by the coding sequence ATGAGTTACGACAAGACATATTATTCCATTCTTCGGTATGCGGTAGGTACTACCATGATTGTAGGTGTAGCTTTGGCAATGGATTATACATTGGCGTATCTCACTCCTGTATTGGGTATTACATTGTTGGCGCCCGGTACACCAGCCCCAACATGGAAGGTGGGCTTTGCCTTTGTCATGATGCTAGCTGTAACCAGTGTGTTTGGTTTGCTTTTCAGCAGGTGGTTCCTTCCTTACCCGATGGTCTTTTTACCACTGATTGTACTGATTATGCTGAGTATATTTTATACACAGGCTGTACCAACGGTTTTCAAGCTCTTTTTGCTGATCTCAATTGTGATTATTCCATTGCTCTCACAGTTTTCCTACAAGTTGGGTGGTATTGTCACTTTTAGTTTGATTAAGAATGGTGCCCTGTCTATCATTTTTGTAGGGTTGGTGTACCTGATTTTTCCTGAACAGGAATCTGAATTGGGTACAGCGAAACAAAGCTCAGTAGAAGTTCCATCAGCAGAGCGATTTCAGAATGCACTGATTGCAGTAATCATGATCACACCTTTGCTGACACTATTTTTTATGTTCAAGTGGGCGGGTGCCATGATCATCCTGATCTTTGCAATTATACTGGCAATGAATCCTGCTACTACCAATTTTAAGGCAGGGGGAGCCGTTATTCTAGCCAATATTGCAGGAGGTATTGTAGCCATATTTGTGTATGAGCTTTTGACGGTTTTCCCAAGGTTTATCTTTATGCTGTTGACGACATTGTTGGTAGGGTTATTTTTCGGTAAAAAACTGCATGAAGGAAAACCAATCTCTTCCTTGTACGGTACGGCTTTTTCTACCTTCCTATTGATTTTAGGTTCTGTATCAACCTCTGAAGGGGAAGCGGGGTCAAAGGTATGGAGTAGGGTCTTTCAGATCAGTATTGCTGTAGTATATGTGGTGATTACCTCGAGCGTATTGAAATACTTTATTCAGCCGAAAAAAGTCTGA